A window from uncultured Desulfobacter sp. encodes these proteins:
- a CDS encoding flavodoxin domain-containing protein, with protein MGTVLIVYSSRVDETKGIAELIAEGVRQSGQQAVVKTASQIDTEKDLLGFDAYVFGSPTYHGEMLAPMKQVLFMAERAQLEGKPGGAFGAYGWSGEANKRIFDTMNYMFKMKMASGPLMIKASWVEDGVETAQAYGKEIAEMI; from the coding sequence ATGGGAACAGTACTGATTGTTTATTCATCCAGGGTCGACGAAACAAAGGGGATCGCGGAATTAATAGCTGAAGGCGTTCGTCAGTCAGGGCAACAGGCAGTGGTAAAAACCGCAAGCCAGATAGATACTGAAAAAGATTTATTAGGATTTGATGCCTATGTTTTCGGCTCCCCTACCTATCACGGGGAAATGCTGGCCCCCATGAAACAGGTCTTATTCATGGCAGAACGCGCACAACTCGAAGGTAAACCCGGCGGCGCCTTTGGTGCATATGGATGGAGCGGTGAAGCTAATAAAAGAATTTTTGATACAATGAATTATATGTTTAAAATGAAAATGGCATCCGGTCCTTTGATGATTAAGGCGTCCTGGGTTGAAGACGGCGTTGAAACCGCCCAGGCTTACGGGAAAGAAATTGCTGAAATGATATAG
- the rsxC gene encoding electron transport complex subunit RsxC codes for MGLFKLKGFPGTGSFPHGVHPPDNKVLSANMTVEVMPTPRTVTLPLLQHLGVPCKQIVKSGEMVSYGQMVGKGEAFVSASLHSPIAGKVKRNTMVTLPNGRRLEALTIEADGEQLPPERIWEEVKVTQWPKDGFSDYAPMDIVKKIQESGIVGLGGAAFPTHVKVMPNDTRVIDTLVINGCECEPYLTCDYRLMVEAPDVIVTGALLTAKAVSAREIVICVEDNKPEAIARLQQAAQKTVVQVAVVKTKYPQGSEKQLVKAVVGLDIPLGGLPADAGVAVSNVQTIATVARSIVKDVPLTHRVITVSGRGICNPKNLFVPIGISLAEVVDFCGGLTPDAARIISGGPMMGFSFSDLSAPVTKGTSGLTILTHDEVRKAEETNCVRCGRCVDACPMNLVPTKLALAARYKNPELAGQYHIRACVECGSCSYVCPAKLNLVQLIREGKVQLNAWERR; via the coding sequence ATGGGTTTATTTAAATTAAAGGGATTTCCGGGAACCGGCAGTTTCCCCCATGGGGTTCACCCACCGGATAACAAAGTGTTGTCCGCGAACATGACTGTCGAAGTGATGCCTACCCCCCGGACGGTGACGCTGCCGCTGCTGCAGCATCTTGGCGTGCCTTGCAAGCAGATTGTTAAATCCGGTGAAATGGTCAGTTACGGGCAAATGGTTGGTAAGGGAGAGGCATTTGTTTCAGCCTCACTTCACTCCCCCATTGCCGGAAAAGTAAAACGAAACACAATGGTGACCCTGCCCAACGGCAGGCGTCTTGAGGCCCTCACCATTGAGGCGGACGGAGAACAGCTCCCCCCGGAAAGAATCTGGGAAGAGGTGAAAGTTACCCAATGGCCTAAGGACGGCTTTTCCGATTATGCGCCCATGGACATTGTAAAAAAAATTCAGGAATCCGGTATTGTGGGCCTGGGGGGGGCGGCGTTTCCTACCCATGTTAAAGTGATGCCCAATGATACTCGGGTCATTGACACTTTGGTGATAAACGGGTGTGAGTGCGAGCCGTACCTGACCTGTGACTACAGGCTGATGGTTGAGGCACCCGATGTCATTGTAACCGGGGCGCTGCTGACGGCCAAGGCCGTCTCGGCCAGGGAAATTGTCATCTGTGTTGAGGATAATAAGCCCGAGGCCATTGCGCGGCTCCAGCAAGCGGCACAGAAGACCGTCGTGCAGGTTGCCGTTGTAAAAACCAAGTATCCCCAGGGCAGTGAGAAGCAGCTTGTCAAAGCCGTGGTTGGTCTTGACATTCCCCTGGGCGGGCTGCCGGCTGATGCCGGGGTCGCCGTAAGTAACGTGCAAACCATTGCCACTGTGGCCCGTAGCATTGTCAAGGACGTCCCGCTTACCCACAGGGTCATCACCGTTTCCGGCCGGGGCATCTGCAACCCGAAAAACCTTTTTGTACCCATTGGCATCTCTCTGGCCGAGGTGGTTGACTTTTGCGGCGGTTTGACGCCGGATGCGGCCCGGATCATTTCCGGCGGGCCCATGATGGGCTTTTCATTCTCAGATCTGTCTGCCCCTGTCACCAAAGGCACGTCGGGGCTGACGATTCTAACTCATGACGAGGTCCGAAAGGCAGAAGAGACAAATTGCGTGCGCTGCGGGCGCTGTGTGGACGCCTGTCCCATGAACCTTGTGCCCACAAAACTTGCGTTGGCGGCCCGGTATAAGAATCCCGAACTGGCCGGTCAATATCATATCCGGGCCTGTGTTGAATGTGGGAGCTGTTCCTATGTGTGTCCGGCAAAGCTTAATCTGGTTCAGTTGATTCGTGAGGGCAAGGTCCAGCTAAATGCTTGGGAACGCCGCTGA
- a CDS encoding RnfABCDGE type electron transport complex subunit D produces the protein MSNTNRQMNSAMSFEDRPGRKPPFINVAGSPHISDNRASTRRMMVDVILGLSPAILVSLYLFRFYALKQIVVCVVACLAAEYLFVRMRGKSFTLKDCSAMVTGVILGLSMPGSAPWFVGALASFVGIGIGKIVFGGVGMNIFNPAMVGRAFVMIAFAQLMGAGAYENVTGLVDAVSGATPLSALKFNGVETGIAPLFLGVTNGSVGEVSALACILGGLYLIYRKTASWQIPASILITVVLIAGVTDIAGGYKGLLLMHHLFAGALMFGAFFIATDPVTSPLTPKGKMIFGVGTGCLIMVIRLFSGYPEGVMFAVLIMNAMTPLINRWTIPAPMGQKEA, from the coding sequence GTGTCAAATACAAATAGACAGATGAATTCAGCCATGTCGTTTGAAGACAGGCCCGGGCGAAAGCCGCCCTTCATAAACGTGGCCGGTTCCCCGCATATCTCGGATAACCGGGCCAGCACACGCCGGATGATGGTCGATGTAATCCTTGGACTGTCACCGGCTATTCTCGTATCTCTTTATTTATTTCGGTTCTATGCCTTAAAACAGATTGTGGTCTGTGTGGTTGCCTGCCTTGCTGCGGAATACCTTTTTGTTCGCATGAGGGGTAAATCTTTCACGTTAAAAGATTGTTCTGCCATGGTCACCGGAGTTATCCTCGGACTTTCCATGCCCGGCTCCGCCCCCTGGTTTGTGGGGGCGCTGGCCTCGTTCGTGGGCATTGGCATCGGTAAGATCGTATTCGGCGGCGTTGGGATGAACATATTCAACCCCGCCATGGTGGGAAGGGCGTTTGTCATGATCGCCTTTGCCCAGCTCATGGGGGCAGGTGCCTATGAAAATGTAACCGGCCTGGTGGATGCCGTGTCCGGTGCAACGCCTTTGAGCGCATTGAAATTCAATGGAGTCGAAACCGGTATTGCACCGTTGTTTCTGGGGGTGACCAACGGTTCTGTTGGCGAGGTAAGTGCCCTTGCCTGTATTTTAGGGGGACTTTATCTGATTTATAGAAAAACCGCTTCCTGGCAGATTCCTGCAAGTATTTTGATTACCGTTGTTCTGATCGCAGGCGTTACGGATATTGCCGGAGGATATAAAGGCTTGTTACTGATGCACCATCTGTTTGCGGGTGCTCTGATGTTCGGCGCCTTTTTCATTGCTACTGATCCGGTAACATCCCCGTTAACCCCCAAAGGCAAGATGATATTCGGCGTGGGTACCGGTTGTTTGATCATGGTTATCCGTCTGTTTTCCGGTTATCCGGAGGGCGTTATGTTTGCCGTACTGATCATGAATGCCATGACACCGTTGATCAACCGCTGGACCATTCCAGCGCCCATGGGACAAAAGGAGGCCTGA
- a CDS encoding FMN-binding protein gives MSLKESNLAQAWLVLLLAALFGTALAGIQAKLGPVIEANKVQETMAKIPGLVLGEDLAAELAADNQSLTVKSRVIEVKKNGTTKYYTVYDAWLPDGKMVGHVVKADGQGYADKIELLVGLDAQGKTITGLFVLDQKETPGLGAKILEDAWRGQFKDKSTENTLSVVKGGGAKEDQIDAISGATISSRSVTGIVNTTVANVASQLQVTGPDTNKNPAVQKKEPGKDKERS, from the coding sequence ATGTCATTGAAAGAAAGTAACCTGGCCCAGGCCTGGCTGGTGCTGCTGCTTGCCGCTTTGTTCGGCACCGCCCTTGCCGGTATTCAGGCTAAGCTTGGGCCGGTCATTGAGGCCAATAAGGTCCAGGAGACCATGGCAAAAATACCCGGACTGGTGCTTGGAGAGGATCTGGCGGCCGAACTTGCCGCCGACAACCAGTCGCTGACCGTTAAATCCCGGGTGATCGAAGTTAAGAAAAACGGAACAACAAAATACTACACGGTGTATGATGCCTGGCTGCCCGACGGAAAAATGGTCGGGCATGTGGTCAAAGCTGACGGCCAGGGATATGCAGATAAGATTGAGTTATTGGTGGGGCTTGATGCCCAGGGCAAAACGATTACAGGGCTTTTTGTTCTGGATCAGAAAGAGACGCCCGGTCTGGGCGCCAAAATTCTGGAAGATGCCTGGCGGGGCCAGTTCAAAGATAAATCCACCGAAAACACCCTTTCCGTTGTTAAAGGGGGCGGGGCCAAAGAAGATCAGATTGATGCCATTTCCGGCGCCACCATCTCTTCAAGGAGTGTGACCGGCATCGTAAACACGACGGTTGCCAATGTTGCATCCCAGCTTCAGGTCACTGGCCCTGATACTAACAAAAACCCGGCGGTTCAAAAAAAGGAACCCGGTAAAGATAAGGAGCGTTCCTGA
- the rsxE gene encoding electron transport complex subunit RsxE, with protein MADQPTAMERFVQGILPENPVYRQLLGLCATLAVTNGMKSALTMAVCVAFVLVCANVVISLIRNLLAPHLRIVVFTLTIATFVTVADRALAAYMFQMSKTLGPYIPLIIVNCIIICRCEVCASKQNVVIAAADALGQSIGFGLALASIAAIREILGTGMLMGFRVLPSCWPDWVIMVLPPGAFITLGLLLGLVNYIDYKREQSRS; from the coding sequence ATGGCAGATCAACCTACAGCTATGGAGAGATTTGTACAGGGGATTCTGCCCGAGAACCCGGTTTACCGGCAGCTTCTTGGGCTGTGTGCCACATTGGCTGTTACCAATGGTATGAAATCGGCGCTGACCATGGCCGTTTGCGTGGCCTTTGTTCTGGTGTGCGCCAATGTCGTGATCAGCCTGATCCGAAACCTGTTAGCGCCCCATCTGCGAATTGTGGTCTTTACCCTGACCATTGCCACCTTTGTAACCGTGGCGGACAGGGCTCTGGCTGCTTACATGTTCCAGATGAGCAAAACCCTGGGTCCCTATATTCCTTTGATCATTGTGAATTGTATTATCATCTGCCGGTGTGAGGTGTGTGCGTCCAAGCAGAATGTCGTTATTGCAGCGGCGGATGCCCTGGGCCAGTCCATTGGGTTCGGCCTTGCCCTGGCAAGTATCGCCGCCATTCGTGAGATTCTGGGCACCGGCATGCTCATGGGTTTCAGGGTCCTGCCGTCCTGTTGGCCGGATTGGGTCATCATGGTGCTGCCTCCCGGTGCATTCATTACACTGGGGCTTTTGCTGGGTTTGGTGAATTATATAGACTATAAACGGGAACAATCCCGCAGTTGA
- a CDS encoding Rnf-Nqr domain containing protein — MDYFVDILLIALSASIINNFIFYYFVGICPFVGVSRKVDMAFGMGCAVTFVMSIAAFLSWGITVFVLIPGAPVSTYIASFFTTPEAAAQIDLTVLSYIVYIFAIASSVQFVEMYVRKFFPPLYRSFGVFLPLITTNCAILFACLTIMSHVAGVDNPKDVWDLGKAMTLALFGGLGFTIAIVIMAGIREELELCDIPRPFKGAAITLVIGGILAIAFMGFTGVDSGIKNALKPAPAIQEESSEANANTLTEYLADMTCKGHNSQEILP, encoded by the coding sequence ATGGACTATTTTGTAGATATCCTGCTGATTGCCCTGTCAGCATCGATAATTAACAACTTTATATTTTATTACTTTGTGGGTATCTGCCCGTTTGTGGGGGTGTCCAGAAAGGTGGATATGGCCTTTGGCATGGGTTGCGCCGTGACGTTTGTCATGAGTATTGCGGCGTTTCTCTCCTGGGGCATTACAGTTTTTGTACTGATTCCCGGCGCACCGGTATCAACGTATATTGCAAGTTTTTTCACTACACCCGAAGCCGCCGCTCAAATTGACCTGACGGTGCTCAGTTATATTGTGTATATTTTTGCCATTGCTTCTTCGGTTCAGTTTGTTGAGATGTACGTAAGAAAGTTTTTTCCACCGCTTTACAGGTCTTTCGGGGTTTTCTTACCGTTAATTACGACCAACTGCGCCATTCTTTTTGCCTGTCTGACCATCATGAGCCATGTGGCCGGCGTTGACAATCCCAAAGATGTCTGGGACCTTGGCAAAGCCATGACCCTGGCGCTTTTTGGCGGACTTGGATTCACCATTGCCATCGTGATTATGGCCGGTATCCGGGAAGAGCTGGAACTTTGCGATATCCCCAGGCCTTTTAAAGGGGCGGCCATTACCCTGGTTATCGGAGGGATCTTAGCCATCGCCTTCATGGGATTCACCGGGGTGGATTCAGGTATCAAAAATGCACTGAAACCGGCTCCCGCCATCCAGGAAGAAAGCTCTGAAGCAAATGCGAACACGTTGACTGAATATTTAGCTGATATGACCTGTAAGGGGCATAACAGCCAGGAGATTTTGCCATGA
- a CDS encoding RnfABCDGE type electron transport complex subunit B, with the protein MMVSLGIAGASMLVMAMIFSYILGWANKKFKVEVDPKIEEVIEALPGANCGGCGYLGCSDYAVAIVADNDPVNKCTVGGQACAQVIADIMGVEVGDMVPLRAIVHCNAPASSRLGMTQYAGEKRCASAQQVAGVQSCTFGCLGYGDCVQVCNYDAIHIEDGLARVDYEKCIGCGACTKACPRGIISIEGFKEKTIPVVACSNKDKAKDAKAVCNNACVGCKACEKVSDLFTISDNLSKCNYDSYTASKHEDALKAIEKCPTGCIHFMGS; encoded by the coding sequence ATGATGGTTTCACTGGGTATCGCCGGCGCAAGCATGCTGGTCATGGCCATGATTTTTTCCTATATCCTGGGATGGGCCAATAAAAAATTTAAAGTTGAAGTGGATCCTAAGATTGAAGAGGTCATAGAGGCTCTCCCCGGTGCTAACTGTGGCGGATGCGGTTACTTAGGTTGTTCCGATTATGCCGTGGCCATTGTTGCGGACAATGATCCAGTCAATAAATGCACGGTGGGCGGGCAAGCTTGTGCCCAAGTGATTGCGGATATCATGGGGGTTGAGGTGGGTGATATGGTACCTTTACGTGCCATTGTTCATTGCAACGCACCGGCCTCCAGTCGCTTGGGGATGACCCAATACGCGGGGGAAAAGCGGTGTGCCTCGGCCCAGCAGGTGGCCGGCGTCCAGAGCTGCACCTTTGGATGCCTTGGCTATGGTGATTGTGTCCAGGTCTGCAATTACGACGCCATTCACATCGAAGACGGACTTGCCCGAGTGGACTATGAAAAATGCATCGGTTGCGGGGCCTGCACCAAAGCCTGCCCGAGAGGTATTATTTCCATTGAAGGGTTTAAGGAAAAGACCATTCCTGTGGTGGCCTGTTCCAATAAAGACAAGGCCAAGGATGCCAAAGCCGTGTGCAACAATGCATGCGTAGGCTGCAAAGCTTGTGAAAAGGTTTCTGATCTCTTCACCATTTCAGATAACCTCTCTAAATGCAATTATGATAGCTACACAGCTTCAAAACATGAAGATGCCCTGAAGGCCATTGAAAAATGCCCCACCGGATGCATTCATTTCATGGGAAGCTGA
- a CDS encoding TIGR00730 family Rossman fold protein — protein sequence MKKICVYCGSSDGARPEYRQAAAALGRAMVEKDIDLVYGGASVGLMGKLADTVLDGGGKVTGVIPESLVNREISHSGLTELVVVDSMHARKSMMADLSDAFIALPGGIGTMDELFEILTWAHLGIHQKPCALLNVAGYYDHLNAFVNYGVDQGFIRKQTAAKLIIQDDPKALLDQFIGLPVYL from the coding sequence ATGAAAAAAATATGTGTGTACTGCGGCTCAAGTGACGGGGCCCGCCCTGAATACCGACAGGCCGCAGCCGCCCTTGGACGTGCCATGGTGGAAAAGGATATCGACCTGGTGTACGGCGGCGCAAGTGTGGGGCTTATGGGCAAACTGGCTGATACTGTTCTCGATGGTGGCGGCAAGGTTACAGGCGTCATTCCCGAATCCCTGGTAAATCGGGAGATCAGCCATTCCGGCCTAACAGAGCTTGTGGTTGTAGATTCCATGCATGCGAGAAAATCCATGATGGCCGATCTGTCGGATGCATTCATTGCCCTTCCCGGCGGTATCGGCACCATGGATGAACTTTTTGAGATACTGACCTGGGCCCATTTGGGGATTCATCAAAAGCCGTGTGCACTGCTCAATGTGGCCGGCTATTATGATCATCTGAATGCGTTTGTAAATTACGGCGTTGACCAGGGATTCATCAGAAAACAGACTGCCGCCAAACTCATTATTCAAGATGATCCCAAAGCATTGCTGGATCAGTTTATAGGACTGCCTGTATACCTATAA
- a CDS encoding HDOD domain-containing protein yields MNEKASILDILKKYIANQKNFPVLHPDAAKLQGEITKKDPDPSRIKRLILNDPTLTGEILKIANSSYYKGLGEVATIKEASLRLGNDELYNIIIRVILRKNFPSNMPRIKKRQDQLWTHSVAAAFASLWLCRRLKLVDLTPKAFIAGLLHDVSKLCLLSAVEQFMSDEQDKGQLTADLIEKILVNIHANQGFALLSSWHLPNSYCEIARDHHMDNYEESNMLLVVVRLANRVCNKMETASPQEDITVIMGSREVDILGVRETSIALLEIAMEDAHLYQASSLRQAQSTIGSLPGGISNFYTPHKKF; encoded by the coding sequence ATGAACGAAAAAGCGTCGATTCTGGATATCCTGAAAAAATATATTGCAAACCAAAAAAATTTTCCCGTACTTCATCCGGATGCGGCCAAGCTTCAAGGTGAAATCACCAAAAAGGATCCGGATCCGTCCCGGATTAAGCGCCTGATTCTTAATGACCCCACCCTGACAGGGGAAATTCTTAAGATTGCCAATTCCTCCTATTACAAAGGGCTGGGAGAAGTCGCCACCATCAAGGAAGCATCTCTTCGCTTAGGCAACGATGAATTATATAACATTATTATACGGGTCATTCTCCGCAAAAATTTTCCATCAAATATGCCCAGGATCAAAAAGCGCCAGGATCAACTGTGGACCCATTCCGTAGCAGCGGCGTTTGCCTCTTTGTGGCTGTGTCGTCGCCTGAAACTTGTGGACTTAACGCCCAAGGCCTTTATTGCGGGACTGCTCCACGATGTGAGTAAACTTTGCCTTTTATCCGCTGTTGAGCAATTTATGAGTGATGAACAGGACAAGGGTCAACTCACCGCAGACCTGATAGAAAAAATTTTGGTTAACATTCACGCAAACCAGGGGTTTGCCCTGCTATCAAGCTGGCATCTGCCGAACAGTTACTGTGAAATTGCCCGGGACCATCACATGGATAATTATGAAGAATCGAACATGTTGCTGGTGGTCGTCCGACTGGCCAACAGGGTCTGCAATAAGATGGAGACGGCCTCCCCCCAAGAGGATATCACCGTTATTATGGGATCCAGAGAGGTTGATATCCTGGGGGTGAGAGAAACCAGTATTGCCCTGCTGGAAATTGCCATGGAAGATGCGCACCTTTATCAGGCGTCATCTCTACGCCAGGCACAATCAACCATTGGGTCGTTGCCTGGGGGTATTTCGAACTTTTACACGCCCCACAAAAAATTTTGA
- a CDS encoding ATPase, T2SS/T4P/T4SS family yields the protein MQNNPIQNKIIAALVDDGFLTPEKAKIVERVKSKLSSETTIIKVLKDLNYITDSQLKKILRSDQLSLRIGDLLVEFGHLTPEKLKAALDIQSRERGKQLGQIIIDHQFMSEHDFLEVLSVQLGFPFVNLSVEELDSELIDQAPMKWCHSNNFLPVRKEEDRVIVAFADPFNQSSINSAKKLYGDKIEIAISSPGSIDRLLHHLVSGRKSDKLMDENTAMGIVDTIISAAIVAGASDIHIEPLKDRLQVKFRIDGILVFHRELPPESTAMVTARIKVLAKADIAEKRKHQDGRLSFEHKGNVYDLRASFYAAVFGEKVVLRILNRIDQIIPIEEIGMSPKMLTRYLRDVLGVPSGVLIITGPTGSGQDHDPVFLHQTH from the coding sequence ATGCAAAACAATCCAATTCAAAATAAAATTATCGCGGCGCTGGTTGATGACGGTTTTCTTACCCCGGAAAAGGCAAAAATTGTCGAGCGGGTTAAATCAAAACTCTCTTCTGAAACAACTATCATCAAAGTCCTAAAAGATCTTAATTACATAACGGACAGCCAGCTTAAAAAGATACTGCGCTCGGACCAGCTCTCGTTGAGGATCGGTGATCTTCTGGTTGAATTCGGGCATTTGACCCCGGAAAAACTCAAAGCAGCGCTGGATATCCAATCCAGAGAACGCGGAAAACAGCTCGGCCAAATCATTATAGATCACCAGTTCATGAGCGAGCATGATTTTCTTGAGGTGCTGTCGGTCCAATTAGGTTTTCCCTTTGTCAACCTGTCCGTGGAAGAACTGGATTCGGAGCTTATAGATCAGGCCCCAATGAAATGGTGCCATTCCAACAACTTCCTTCCGGTCCGTAAAGAGGAGGACCGCGTCATTGTTGCCTTTGCCGACCCCTTTAATCAATCCAGCATTAACAGCGCTAAGAAACTATACGGGGACAAAATAGAGATAGCCATCTCCTCCCCCGGATCCATAGACCGCCTACTACATCACCTGGTGTCCGGGCGCAAATCCGACAAGCTCATGGATGAAAACACGGCGATGGGTATCGTGGATACCATTATTTCTGCCGCGATCGTGGCCGGCGCGTCGGATATTCATATCGAACCCCTTAAGGACAGGCTCCAGGTCAAATTCAGAATTGACGGAATACTTGTCTTTCACCGGGAGCTGCCGCCTGAATCCACAGCCATGGTCACAGCCCGGATTAAAGTACTTGCCAAAGCCGATATTGCAGAAAAAAGAAAACACCAGGACGGCCGGTTGAGCTTTGAGCACAAAGGCAATGTTTACGATCTGAGGGCCTCATTCTATGCAGCGGTATTCGGGGAAAAGGTGGTGCTCAGGATTCTTAACCGCATTGACCAGATTATCCCCATAGAAGAGATCGGCATGTCGCCAAAGATGCTTACCCGGTATCTTCGCGATGTGCTCGGCGTCCCTTCAGGCGTATTGATCATTACCGGCCCCACGGGATCCGGGCAAGACCACGACCCTGTATTCCTCCATCAAACACATTAA
- a CDS encoding aminopeptidase P family protein: protein MNTLDKLRRLRQKMDEAGVSAVIIPNADPHQSEYLAEHWQTLKWLTRFSGSAGTAVVTKTKACMWTDFRYWIQASAQLDEFELFRQGDTDVPHFDSWLSRTLSNTDRVALDGKMMSAAQAGKLKKKLAQTGIVLDTTMDLISDLWQDRPPKPQTPAFALDTVYAGETRSEKFSRIRKKMADCNADCHVLAALDDISWTFNLRGKDIQSNPVNIAFALITADKISLFMDSVKVGKSLEAALEADGVTVFDYEAFYETVGLLNETSKVLVDPERISDFIYQAIETRAQIIEGSNPSVMFKCLKNKTEISHIRETAVKDGLAVVNFLHWLGTSDVPKTEMSTAEQLLNFRKDQEAFVHPSFDSIMAFKEHSAICHYSAGPGTDLTLSPDGMFLTDSGGNYLTGTTDITRTVHLGSPTRQEIQDYTIVLKAHIAVATARFPATARGYQIDAMARRHLWQQGLDFGHGTGHGVGFFLCVHEGPARLSSLPLDIALRPGMLLTNEPGLYREGQYGIRLENMVLVIEDQETQFGKFLKFENMTLCHFERNLIDKAMLSPQEISWINEYHHSVYDRLAPGLAPPVRQWLWDKTTRL, encoded by the coding sequence GTGAATACACTCGATAAACTTAGGCGGCTGAGACAAAAAATGGATGAAGCCGGGGTCAGTGCGGTGATCATTCCCAATGCAGATCCCCATCAAAGCGAATACCTGGCCGAACACTGGCAGACCTTGAAATGGCTCACCAGATTTTCAGGCTCCGCCGGTACGGCGGTGGTGACAAAAACCAAGGCCTGTATGTGGACCGATTTTCGCTATTGGATCCAGGCTTCAGCCCAGTTGGACGAGTTTGAGCTTTTCAGACAAGGAGATACCGATGTGCCCCACTTTGACTCATGGCTGAGCCGGACCTTGTCCAACACCGACCGGGTTGCCCTGGATGGAAAAATGATGTCCGCGGCCCAGGCCGGTAAGCTCAAAAAGAAATTGGCACAAACGGGCATTGTGCTGGACACGACCATGGATCTGATTTCAGATCTCTGGCAGGATCGGCCGCCTAAACCCCAGACCCCGGCCTTTGCACTGGACACAGTTTATGCCGGAGAAACCCGGTCCGAAAAATTTTCACGTATCCGCAAAAAAATGGCAGACTGCAACGCCGACTGCCATGTGCTGGCGGCCTTGGATGACATTTCCTGGACCTTTAATCTCCGGGGGAAAGATATTCAATCTAACCCGGTGAATATAGCCTTTGCCTTGATCACCGCTGATAAAATCAGCTTGTTCATGGATTCCGTCAAAGTCGGTAAATCGCTTGAAGCTGCCCTTGAAGCCGATGGCGTTACCGTGTTTGATTACGAGGCATTTTATGAAACAGTGGGTCTCCTGAATGAGACGTCTAAAGTACTTGTTGACCCCGAACGAATTTCAGATTTTATTTACCAGGCCATTGAGACGCGTGCGCAGATCATTGAGGGTTCAAACCCGTCGGTCATGTTTAAATGCCTGAAAAATAAAACTGAAATTTCTCATATTCGCGAAACAGCGGTCAAAGACGGCCTGGCTGTGGTCAACTTTCTGCACTGGCTTGGCACAAGCGATGTCCCCAAAACGGAAATGTCGACAGCAGAACAGCTTTTAAATTTTCGCAAAGATCAGGAGGCCTTTGTCCATCCCTCCTTTGATTCGATCATGGCGTTCAAGGAACATTCAGCCATCTGCCATTACAGTGCCGGACCAGGTACGGATCTGACCCTGAGCCCTGACGGCATGTTTCTGACCGACTCCGGCGGCAATTACCTGACCGGTACCACGGACATCACACGCACCGTGCATTTAGGATCACCGACACGTCAGGAGATACAGGATTACACCATAGTGCTCAAGGCCCATATCGCCGTGGCAACGGCACGATTTCCCGCCACCGCCAGAGGGTACCAGATTGATGCCATGGCCCGCAGGCATCTATGGCAACAGGGACTGGATTTCGGTCACGGCACAGGCCACGGCGTGGGATTTTTCCTTTGCGTTCACGAAGGCCCGGCGCGTTTAAGCTCACTGCCCCTGGATATCGCCCTTAGACCCGGCATGCTGTTGACCAATGAACCGGGCCTCTACCGGGAAGGTCAATACGGCATCCGGCTTGAAAACATGGTGCTTGTCATTGAGGACCAGGAAACACAGTTCGGCAAATTTTTAAAATTTGAAAACATGACCCTCTGCCATTTTGAGCGCAATCTTATTGATAAAGCCATGCTCAGCCCCCAAGAGATCAGCTGGATCAACGAATATCACCACTCGGTTTATGATCGCCTTGCACCAGGTCTTGCCCCCCCGGTCCGGCAATGGCTTTGGGATAAGACAACCAGGCTTTAA